From Cheilinus undulatus linkage group 18, ASM1832078v1, whole genome shotgun sequence, the proteins below share one genomic window:
- the fbxo30a gene encoding F-box only protein 30a codes for MENLHSHCLKCINRRCMVRTEAGVSCDLIGCPLVCGAVFHSCKLEEHRLLCPYERLPCLNSGFGCPFTITRIKMAQHLETCPASIVCCTMEWNRWPVSYSDRKSYENLSKDFDEVEQLDMALALQDQRMLLESLKVTTTVSKNGEKEADENDKMATASSLPEAALSNGAVEMEEEPYNELYRASVETSRSLAAALDILTNSKDIGALVGNLNGEKTDRNGALHNGENGDSHNIYVAEGGKNVDMQESDSDSECELGAVGGVDCAVGTDGEEDGIGWVEENDFVELLFEEKEESTEEPINDSNVVWPEMPQDYMPVIALEPPVPQQAPLSPPMPFLLSDHVRNNFLQHLPSELRYRCLERKLQNVEVLRGISMFTFNGRRALLSDPYLFRAKMEDKAVDTSDLEVADDPMGLHGIDLITAALLFCLGDSPGGRGISDSRFVDGYHIDFGTQTFSFPSAILATNTMVGDIASASACDHASPQLSNPSPFHTLRLDLVLECVARYQTKQRSMFTFVCGQLFRRDEFSSHFKNVHGDIHAGLNGWMEQRCPLAYYGCTYSQRRFCPSVQGFRIIHDRHLGSFGVQPGLPLKTGDSLHRNTYKFKSQSDQFSGLPFEVLQHVASFLDSFSLCQLSRVSRTMRDVCASLLQMRGMVVLLWDKKRRADGSTSWQITDKVWRFSTAFGTVNEWKFANIASMADHLKKCKFNTIARREEAIPLPCMCFTRELTKEGRCLRSVLKPVA; via the exons ATGGAGAATCTGCACTCCCACTGCCTTAAATGCATCAACAGAAGATGCATGGTAAGAACGGAAGCAGGCGTTAGCTGTGACCTCATCGGCTGTCCTCTTGtctgtggggctgtttttcactCATGCAAACTAGAGGAACACCGTCTGCTGTGCCCATATGAGCGGCTGCCATGCCTCAACAGCGGCTTTGGCTGCCCATTCACTATCACAAGGATCAAGATGGCACAACATCTTGAGACATGCCCGGCGAGTATAGTATGTTGTACTATGGAGTGGAATCGCTGGCCTGTGAGCTACTCTGACCGCAAGTCCTATGAAAACTTAAGCAAAGACTTTGATGAGGTGGAGCAGCTAGACATGGCTTTGGCCCTGCAGGATCAGAGGATGTTATTAGAGTCACTGAAGGTTACAACCACTGTGTCAAAGAATGGAGAGAAAGAAGCAGATGAAAATGACAAGATGGCCACAGCGTCAAGTCTCCCAGAGGCTGCTTTAAGTAATGGAGCTGTGGAAATGGAAGAGGAGCCCTATAATGAGTTGTATAGAGCCTCAGTGGAGACAAGCAGAAGTTTAGCAGCGGCCTTGGACATCCTTACTAATTCCAAGGATATTGGTGCTTTAGTTGGAAATTTAAATGGGGAAAAGACTGATAGGAATGGAGCATTACataatggtgaaaatggtgaTAGTCATAATATTTATGTCGCAGAGGGTGGGAAGAATGTAGATATGCAGGAGAGCGACTCTGATTCAGAGTGTGAGCTGGGAGCAGTAGGTGGAGTGGACTGTGCTGTGGGGACTGATGGAGAAGAAGATGGAATTGGATGGGTAGAAGAAAATGATTTTGTGGAATTATTATTTGAAGAGAAGGAAGAAAGTACAGAGGAACCAATAAATGATTCCAACGTTGTCTGGCCAGAGATGCCTCAGGATTACATGCCTGTTATAGCACTGGAACCTCCTGTGCCTCAACAAGCACCACTTTCACCTCCAATGCCATTCCTGCTGTCTGATCATGTGAGAAACAACTTCTTACAACACTTACCTTCTGAACTCAGGTACAGGTGTTTGGAGCGAAAACTACAAAATGTAGAAGTGCTCAGAGGAATAAGTATGTTTACATTTAACGGACGCCGGGCCCTGCTGTCAGACCCTTACCTGTTCCGAGCAAAGATGGAGGACAAGGCTGTGGACACGTCTGACCTGGAAGTAGCGGATGACCCCATGGGCCTTCATGGCATTGACCTCATCACTGCAGCTTTGCTCTTTTGCCTTGGGGACTCTCCAGGAGGCAGAGGAATCTCAGACAGCAGGTTTGTCGACGGCTACCACATTGACTTTGGTACTCAGACATTCTCCTTCCCCTCAGCCATTCTTGCAACCAACACCATGGTGGGAGATATCGCCTCAGCCTCGGCCTGCGATCACGCCAGTCCACAGCTTTCAAACCCAAGCCCCTTCCACACACTCAGGCTGGACCTGGTGCTTGAATGTGTGGCACGATACCAAACCAAGCAGCGCTCCATGTTCACGTTTGTGTGCGGGCAGCTGTTCCGGCGTGACGAGTTCTcgtctcattttaaaaatgttcacgGGGATATTCACGCTGGACTCAATGGCTGGATGGAGCAACGCTGCCCCTTGGCCTACTACGGCTGCACCTACTCCCAAAGACGATTCTGCCCGTCTGTGCAAGGCTTCAGAATCATCCATGACAGGCACCTTGGCTCCTTTGGCGTTCAGCCTGgtttgcctttaaaaactgGGGACAGCCTTCATAGAAACACCTACAAGTTCAAGTCTCAGAGCGACCAATTCAGCGGTCTTCCATTTGAGGTGTTGCAACATGTAGCAAGCTTCTTGGACAGCTTTAGCTTGTGCCAATTATCTAGGGTGTCCCGCACCATGAGGGATGTGTGTGCTAGTCTGCTCCAGATGCGTGGCATGGTTGTGCTGCTGTGGGACAAGAAAAGACGAGCTGATGGGTCTACATCATGGCAGATCACAGACAAG GTTTGGCGATTCAGCACAGCGTTTGGTACAGTCAACGAGTGGAAGTTTGCCAACATCGCCAGTATGGCCGACCACCTCAAGAAGTGCAAGTTCAACACAATCGCTCGTCGGGAGGAGGCGATCCCCCTGCCGTGCATGTGCTTCACTAGAGAGCTCACAAAGGAAGGGAGGTGTTTACGCTCCGTCCTCAAACCAGTAGCATAA